From a region of the Bradyrhizobium diazoefficiens genome:
- a CDS encoding copper oxidase yields MYSRRRFLGTAALVGASALQGRVQAASIPEAPHMDKVVMQPPLHPIGGPDYRPVVTLNGWSLPFRMNGDWKEFHLVAEPVVREFAEGMKVNLWGYNGQSPGPTIEAVEGDRVRIFVTNRLPEHTTVHWHGMIIPSGMDGVGGLTQPHIRPGKTFVYEFEMKKSGTFMYHPHSDEMVQMAMGMMGMVVVHPRDQTFRPVDRDFVFVMSTYRVDPGTYLPHVNEMTDFNMWTWNARVFPGIDPLPVRLGDKVRVRIGNLSMTSHPIHLHGHSFAVTCTDGGWIPESAQYPETTTDVPVGAVRVFDVLADNPGDWAFHCHKSHHTMNAMGHEVRNLIGVSRKDLAKAVGKLAPDSMAMGATGMAMGNMEMPAPDNTLPMMTGAGQFGPIEMGGMFTVMKIREDLARDDYRDPGPYRFPKGTVAYEVTAPATEPARQQPDAVPMKNMKM; encoded by the coding sequence ATGTATTCCCGCCGAAGATTTTTGGGCACCGCCGCGCTCGTCGGCGCATCCGCGCTTCAAGGCCGCGTGCAGGCGGCGTCGATTCCGGAGGCCCCGCACATGGACAAGGTGGTGATGCAGCCGCCACTGCACCCCATTGGCGGCCCCGACTATCGGCCCGTGGTCACGCTGAACGGCTGGTCGCTACCATTTCGCATGAACGGCGACTGGAAGGAATTCCATCTCGTCGCCGAACCCGTGGTGCGCGAATTCGCCGAGGGCATGAAGGTGAATCTGTGGGGCTATAACGGCCAGTCGCCAGGCCCCACGATCGAGGCCGTCGAGGGCGACAGGGTCCGCATCTTCGTCACCAACAGACTGCCCGAACACACCACCGTGCACTGGCACGGCATGATCATTCCGAGCGGCATGGACGGCGTCGGCGGGCTGACCCAACCGCACATCCGGCCCGGCAAGACCTTCGTCTACGAGTTCGAGATGAAGAAGAGCGGGACATTCATGTACCATCCGCATTCCGACGAGATGGTGCAGATGGCGATGGGCATGATGGGCATGGTCGTCGTGCATCCGCGCGATCAAACCTTCCGTCCGGTCGACCGCGACTTCGTCTTCGTGATGAGCACCTATCGCGTCGATCCCGGCACGTATCTGCCGCACGTCAACGAGATGACCGACTTCAACATGTGGACCTGGAATGCGCGGGTATTTCCCGGCATCGACCCGCTGCCGGTCCGGCTTGGCGACAAGGTGCGCGTGCGCATCGGCAATCTCAGCATGACCAGCCATCCGATCCATCTGCACGGCCACAGCTTTGCGGTGACCTGCACCGATGGCGGCTGGATTCCGGAGAGCGCGCAATATCCGGAGACGACGACCGACGTGCCGGTCGGCGCTGTCAGGGTGTTCGACGTGCTCGCCGACAATCCCGGCGACTGGGCGTTCCATTGCCACAAGTCGCATCACACCATGAACGCGATGGGGCACGAGGTGCGAAACTTGATCGGCGTGTCGCGCAAGGATCTTGCCAAGGCTGTCGGCAAGCTCGCGCCCGACAGCATGGCCATGGGCGCGACCGGCATGGCGATGGGCAACATGGAGATGCCCGCACCTGACAACACGCTGCCGATGATGACCGGCGCCGGCCAGTTCGGCCCGATCGAGATGGGCGGCATGTTCACGGTGATGAAGATCCGCGAGGACCTCGCGCGCGACGACTACCGCGATCCGGGCCCCTACCGGTTCCCGAAGGGCACTGTCGCCTACGAAGTGACCGCGCCAGCTACAGAGCCGGCGCGGCAGCAGCCGGACGCCGTGCCGATGAAGAACATGAAGATGTGA
- a CDS encoding copper-binding protein yields the protein MNRIIHITAALVLTLSVATGAVATGAFVTEALVTEALAAGAASISGEVKKIDEGAGKITLKHGPAKSLGMDEPMTMVYRVKDPAMLKQVKVGDKVTFEAEEAASGYTVTKIERAR from the coding sequence ATGAACCGCATCATCCATATCACTGCTGCGCTGGTGCTGACGTTGAGCGTTGCCACTGGAGCCGTTGCTACTGGAGCCTTTGTCACAGAAGCCTTGGTCACAGAAGCTTTGGCGGCCGGGGCTGCCTCGATCAGCGGCGAGGTCAAGAAGATCGACGAGGGCGCGGGCAAGATCACGCTCAAGCACGGACCGGCGAAGAGCCTCGGCATGGATGAACCCATGACGATGGTCTATCGCGTCAAGGACCCCGCGATGCTGAAGCAGGTGAAGGTCGGCGACAAGGTGACCTTCGAGGCCGAGGAGGCGGCTTCGGGCTATACCGTGACGAAGATCGAGAGGGCGAGGTAG
- the flhA gene encoding flagellar biosynthesis protein FlhA, with protein sequence MVDVTAGQGVGAARPGIPSLTEIVGILKRGDIALALGILTILVVLILPLPAIVLDLFLAISITLSILILMTSLFIQTPLEFSAFPTVLLISTMLRLSLNMASTRLILSHGHEGTAAAGHVIEAFGSFVMGGNFVIGIIVFAILIIVNFVVITKGSGRIAEVAARFHLDAMPGKQMAIDADLSAGLIDEAVAKHRRKELEDESGFFGAMDGASKFVRGDAIAGLLIVFINVVGGMIIGVAQQGLSFADAGRSYTLLTVGDGLVTQVPALIVSTAAGLLVSKAGVSGAADKALMKQFSGYPQALAMSSAVMLVLAALPGIPTLPFLALGAGAGALAWHARNRNRVTAKAEEAAKAAPAAGAPGAPGAAAAEEPISAALKIDDLKIELGYALLPLVNGPDGTDRLTEQIKALRRSLAVEMGFVMPAVRILDNVQLEANTYIIKIKEVDAGTGKIWPSQFMVMDPGGSQVQVPGIHTTEPTFGLPATWVDASLKEEASLKGYTVVDAATVLSTHLTELLKANMSDLLSYGEVQKLLKELPKEQSELVKDIVPGQVTVSGIQRVLQLLLAERISIRDLSTILEGIADSLAFSRNPATMVEHVRARLARQICAQNTSYAGYLPLIALSARWEQAFAESIIGQGEERSLAMQPSKLSEFMTAVREAFERAAREGEAPVLVTSAAIRPFVRSLVERFRAQTTVLSQAEIHPRARLKTVGSI encoded by the coding sequence ATGGTTGACGTCACCGCGGGACAGGGCGTAGGCGCCGCAAGGCCCGGCATCCCCTCCCTCACCGAGATCGTGGGCATTCTCAAGCGCGGCGACATCGCGCTGGCGCTCGGCATCCTCACCATCCTGGTGGTGCTGATCCTGCCGCTGCCGGCGATCGTGCTGGACCTGTTCCTGGCGATCTCGATCACGCTCTCGATCCTGATCCTGATGACGTCGCTGTTCATCCAGACCCCGCTGGAATTCTCGGCGTTCCCGACCGTCCTGCTGATCTCGACCATGCTGCGCCTGTCGCTCAACATGGCTTCGACCCGCCTGATCCTGTCGCACGGACACGAGGGCACGGCGGCCGCCGGTCACGTCATCGAGGCCTTCGGCAGCTTCGTGATGGGCGGCAATTTCGTCATCGGCATCATCGTCTTCGCGATCCTGATCATCGTCAACTTCGTCGTCATCACCAAGGGTTCGGGCCGTATCGCCGAAGTCGCCGCCCGCTTCCACCTCGACGCCATGCCCGGCAAGCAGATGGCGATCGACGCCGATCTCTCCGCCGGCCTGATCGACGAGGCAGTCGCCAAGCACCGGCGCAAGGAACTGGAGGACGAGAGCGGCTTCTTCGGCGCCATGGACGGTGCCTCCAAATTCGTCCGCGGCGATGCCATCGCAGGCCTGCTGATCGTCTTCATCAACGTCGTCGGCGGCATGATCATCGGCGTGGCCCAGCAGGGCCTGTCCTTCGCCGACGCCGGCCGCAGCTACACGCTCTTGACCGTCGGTGACGGCCTCGTCACCCAGGTGCCGGCGCTGATCGTCTCGACCGCGGCCGGCCTGCTCGTCTCCAAGGCCGGCGTCTCGGGCGCTGCCGACAAGGCGCTGATGAAGCAGTTCTCCGGCTATCCGCAGGCGCTCGCGATGTCGTCGGCGGTCATGCTGGTGCTGGCGGCGTTGCCGGGCATTCCGACTCTCCCCTTCCTGGCGCTCGGCGCCGGCGCCGGCGCGCTGGCCTGGCACGCCCGCAACCGCAACCGGGTGACGGCCAAGGCCGAGGAAGCCGCCAAGGCTGCGCCTGCCGCGGGAGCGCCGGGTGCGCCGGGCGCTGCGGCGGCCGAAGAGCCGATCTCGGCCGCACTCAAGATCGACGACCTCAAGATCGAGCTCGGCTATGCGCTGCTGCCGCTGGTCAACGGCCCCGACGGCACCGATCGCCTCACCGAGCAGATCAAGGCGCTGCGCCGTTCGCTCGCGGTCGAGATGGGCTTCGTTATGCCAGCGGTGCGCATCCTCGACAACGTCCAGCTCGAGGCCAACACCTACATCATCAAGATCAAGGAGGTCGACGCCGGCACCGGCAAGATCTGGCCGAGCCAGTTCATGGTCATGGACCCGGGCGGCAGCCAGGTGCAGGTGCCCGGCATCCACACCACCGAGCCGACCTTCGGCCTGCCCGCGACCTGGGTCGACGCCAGCCTGAAGGAGGAGGCCTCGCTCAAGGGCTACACCGTCGTCGACGCCGCGACCGTGCTCTCGACCCATCTCACCGAGCTGCTCAAGGCCAACATGTCGGACCTGCTCTCCTATGGCGAGGTGCAGAAGCTGCTCAAGGAGCTGCCGAAGGAGCAGAGCGAGCTGGTCAAGGACATCGTGCCGGGACAGGTCACGGTCTCCGGCATCCAGCGCGTGCTGCAACTCCTGCTCGCCGAGCGCATCTCGATCCGCGATCTCTCCACCATCCTCGAAGGCATCGCCGATTCGCTCGCCTTTTCGCGCAACCCCGCGACCATGGTCGAGCACGTCCGGGCCCGGCTGGCACGGCAGATCTGCGCGCAGAACACCTCCTACGCCGGCTATCTGCCGCTGATCGCGCTGTCGGCGCGGTGGGAGCAGGCCTTTGCCGAATCCATCATCGGCCAGGGCGAGGAGCGCAGCCTCGCGATGCAGCCTTCGAAACTGTCGGAGTTCATGACCGCCGTGCGCGAGGCTTTCGAGCGCGCCGCCCGCGAAGGCGAGGCGCCAGTGCTCGTCACCTCTGCGGCAATCCGTCCGTTCGTCCGTTCCCTGGTGGAACGGTTCCGGGCCCAGACCACCGTGCTGTCGCAAGCCGAAATCCACCCAAGGGCGAGGTTGAAAACGGTCGGAAGCATCTGA
- a CDS encoding AraC family transcriptional regulator — protein MDAVKPPGIFVHQYTGLSHGPAFEHWRERAFGACGLDVGPSHGDSIDCRLQISMVGNIALAIPEGASAQYSRTQSHLADGSGDLVLIAGRAGLVRVGQNGHTVELAPAQMVLVDMSVTGTVGHTDDDRFTTIRMPRRALLDINPRAEDKLSQVLSDGAVAETIFRYHALAANHAPHLDAVGQRLTAQHMVDLVGLLLGTDAERANLAGGRGHAAARLDLMRADVMAALGRNDLCLSEIATRSGLSPRQAQRLFEQAGTTFTEFVLEQRLLQARKLLGDPRARARKISDIAHSSGFSDLSYFNRAFRKRFGATPSELREA, from the coding sequence ATGGATGCAGTGAAGCCTCCCGGCATCTTCGTTCACCAATATACGGGACTGTCGCACGGTCCGGCGTTCGAGCATTGGCGCGAGCGGGCTTTCGGTGCCTGCGGCCTCGATGTCGGGCCGAGCCATGGCGACAGCATCGATTGCCGGCTCCAGATCAGCATGGTCGGCAACATCGCGCTCGCCATTCCGGAGGGCGCCTCCGCGCAATATTCCCGCACGCAGAGCCACCTCGCCGACGGCAGCGGTGACCTCGTCCTGATCGCGGGACGCGCAGGCCTCGTTCGCGTCGGGCAGAACGGCCACACCGTCGAGCTTGCGCCCGCGCAGATGGTGCTCGTCGACATGAGCGTCACCGGGACCGTCGGCCACACCGATGACGATCGTTTCACCACCATCCGCATGCCGCGCCGCGCGCTGCTCGACATCAATCCGCGCGCCGAGGACAAGCTGTCGCAAGTCCTCAGCGACGGCGCGGTCGCCGAGACCATCTTCCGCTATCATGCGCTCGCCGCCAATCACGCGCCGCATCTCGACGCAGTGGGCCAGCGCCTGACCGCGCAGCATATGGTCGATCTCGTCGGCCTCCTGCTCGGCACCGATGCCGAGCGTGCAAATCTCGCGGGCGGCCGGGGGCATGCGGCGGCGCGCCTCGACCTCATGCGCGCCGATGTGATGGCTGCGCTCGGCCGCAACGATCTCTGCCTGTCCGAGATCGCGACCCGTTCGGGGCTCAGCCCGCGCCAGGCGCAGCGCCTGTTCGAGCAGGCCGGCACGACCTTCACCGAGTTCGTGCTGGAGCAGCGCCTGCTCCAGGCGCGCAAGCTGCTCGGCGATCCCCGCGCCAGGGCGCGCAAGATCAGCGACATCGCGCATTCCTCGGGTTTCTCCGATCTGTCCTATTTCAACCGTGCTTTCCGCAAGCGCTTTGGCGCGACGCCGTCGGAACTGCGCGAGGCGTGA
- a CDS encoding anti-sigma factor codes for MAYSEDHIALAAEYALGTLDADERAQVETMMAVDEAFAAVVQTWAYRLGVLNQMVGSVEPRPIVWENIRSDIARTALAQQPPALAEAPPPPPSPVPEFSWPATAASELPSENRPQPESQPSEAEQPGAVRPESDAIPDIAPIFMPQVHAPDPEVARAPPAPAVDDDNVIRLEGGVKRWRSIASAAGALAAALLVTLSLQIFLPDALPGALRPAPRIQTVEVKTPAAPLTASAQYVALLQGQGGGPAFILTIDGATRNFTVRKVGATPEPGKSFELWLISDKLPRPRSLGVIGAGDFTARPLLASYDAEVVNDATYAVTVEQAGGSPSGQPTSAPVFSGKLIETVPPSEPQAPATK; via the coding sequence ATGGCCTATTCGGAGGACCATATCGCGCTCGCCGCGGAATATGCGCTTGGTACGCTCGATGCCGATGAGCGCGCGCAGGTCGAGACCATGATGGCGGTGGACGAGGCGTTTGCCGCGGTCGTGCAGACCTGGGCCTATCGGCTCGGCGTCCTCAACCAGATGGTCGGCTCGGTCGAGCCGCGTCCGATCGTGTGGGAAAACATCAGGTCCGATATCGCGCGCACGGCGCTTGCGCAGCAGCCGCCCGCGCTTGCCGAGGCTCCGCCGCCGCCGCCTTCGCCTGTCCCGGAATTTTCCTGGCCTGCCACCGCGGCGTCGGAATTGCCGTCGGAGAATAGGCCGCAACCGGAGTCGCAGCCTTCCGAAGCGGAGCAGCCCGGGGCGGTGCGACCGGAGTCCGATGCGATTCCCGACATCGCTCCGATATTCATGCCGCAAGTCCATGCGCCAGATCCGGAAGTCGCGCGTGCGCCGCCGGCGCCGGCGGTCGACGACGACAATGTGATCCGTCTCGAGGGCGGCGTGAAGCGCTGGCGCTCCATCGCATCCGCCGCCGGCGCGCTTGCGGCCGCGCTGCTCGTCACGCTATCGCTTCAGATCTTCCTGCCCGACGCGCTGCCGGGGGCCTTGCGTCCCGCACCGCGCATCCAGACGGTCGAAGTGAAGACGCCGGCCGCGCCGCTCACCGCTTCGGCGCAATATGTCGCGCTGTTGCAGGGCCAGGGTGGCGGCCCCGCCTTCATCCTCACCATCGACGGCGCGACGCGCAATTTCACGGTGCGCAAGGTCGGGGCGACGCCGGAGCCCGGCAAGAGCTTCGAGCTCTGGCTGATCTCCGACAAGCTGCCGCGCCCGCGCTCGCTCGGCGTGATCGGCGCAGGCGATTTCACCGCGCGTCCGCTGCTCGCCTCCTACGATGCCGAGGTCGTCAACGACGCGACCTACGCTGTCACCGTCGAGCAGGCCGGCGGCTCGCCGAGCGGCCAGCCGACCTCGGCCCCGGTGTTTTCCGGCAAGCTGATCGAGACCGTGCCGCCGTCCGAGCCGCAGGCGCCCGCGACGAAATAG
- a CDS encoding sigma-70 family RNA polymerase sigma factor, which yields MLTPAELVGLIEAVAKGDQAAFERLYAATRAKLYGVVLRILRRQDLAEEVIQETYVRIWNGAGQFDPALSSPITWMASIARNRAIDIVRKKSEVSIEEEPQAMEVAADSPDPLARREMTEELKRLLECIGRLEPDRQRLVLLAYYNGWSREQLAEKFAAPVNTVKTWLRRSMLDIRECLGL from the coding sequence ATGCTGACGCCAGCAGAGCTGGTCGGGTTGATCGAGGCGGTGGCGAAGGGCGATCAGGCCGCGTTCGAGCGCCTCTACGCCGCCACGCGCGCGAAACTCTATGGCGTCGTGCTCCGTATCTTGCGCCGACAGGATCTCGCAGAGGAGGTCATTCAGGAGACCTACGTCAGGATCTGGAACGGCGCCGGCCAGTTCGATCCGGCCCTGTCGTCGCCGATCACGTGGATGGCCTCGATTGCGCGCAATCGGGCGATCGACATCGTGCGCAAGAAGTCGGAGGTCTCCATCGAGGAAGAGCCTCAGGCGATGGAGGTTGCGGCCGACAGTCCCGACCCGCTGGCGCGGCGGGAGATGACCGAAGAGTTGAAGCGGCTGTTGGAATGCATCGGCCGGCTCGAGCCGGACCGTCAGCGGCTCGTGCTTCTTGCTTATTACAACGGCTGGAGCCGCGAGCAATTGGCGGAGAAATTCGCCGCTCCCGTCAACACGGTGAAGACGTGGCTCCGGCGCAGCATGCTGGATATCCGGGAATGCCTCGGACTTTAG
- the fliJ gene encoding flagellar export protein FliJ — MKSRDTLIRLKKFQVDEKRRRVTQIETMIADFQRMSVDLEREIQTEQERAGINDPSHFAYPTYAKAAIQRRENLTRSADELKGQLDEAKAALAEAFEELKKVELLDERDQARERAEENAREQADLDSIGLMRARIGAIA; from the coding sequence ATGAAGTCACGAGATACCCTCATCCGCCTGAAGAAGTTTCAGGTCGACGAGAAGCGCCGCCGGGTCACCCAGATCGAGACCATGATCGCCGATTTCCAGCGGATGTCGGTCGATCTCGAACGCGAGATCCAGACCGAACAGGAGCGCGCCGGGATCAACGATCCCTCGCACTTCGCCTATCCGACCTATGCGAAGGCCGCGATCCAGCGCCGCGAGAACCTGACCCGCTCGGCCGACGAGCTCAAGGGCCAGCTCGACGAAGCCAAGGCCGCGCTGGCCGAGGCTTTCGAGGAGCTGAAGAAAGTCGAGCTCCTCGACGAGCGCGACCAGGCCCGCGAACGCGCCGAAGAGAACGCCCGCGAGCAGGCCGATCTCGACAGCATCGGCCTGATGCGCGCCCGCATCGGCGCCATCGCCTGA
- the fliI gene encoding flagellar protein export ATPase FliI — protein sequence MKALAEQIGDIDGVNIYGRVVGVRGLMVEVAGPIHAMSVGARLVIETGANRTIPCEVIGFSGNNAVVMPFAGLDGVRRGCKAVIANAANLVRPSSAWLGRVVNALGEPIDGKGPLPQGASPMPFRNAPPPAHSRKRVGAPLDLGVRAMNTFLTCCRGQRMGIFAGSGVGKSVLLSMLARNVDADVSVIGLIGERGREVQEFLQDDLGEEGLARSVVVVATSDEPALMRRQAAYLTLAVAEYFRDENKDVLCLMDSVTRFAMAQREIGLSAGEPPTAKGYTPTVFTELPKLLERAGPGLGEGAITAIFTVLVDGDDHNEPIADAVRGILDGHIVMQRSIAERGRYPAINILKSVSRTMPKSADPQFWPVIQRARQVMATYADMEELIRLGAYRTGSSPEVDEAIRLHEPLEAFLRQRKDEKASLADGYGQLAHILGNLETER from the coding sequence ATGAAGGCTCTGGCCGAACAGATCGGCGATATCGACGGCGTCAATATTTATGGCCGCGTGGTCGGTGTCCGCGGCCTGATGGTCGAGGTGGCCGGCCCGATCCATGCGATGTCGGTCGGCGCGCGGCTCGTGATCGAGACCGGCGCCAACCGCACCATTCCCTGCGAGGTGATCGGCTTCTCCGGCAACAATGCTGTCGTGATGCCGTTCGCCGGCCTCGACGGCGTGCGCCGCGGCTGCAAGGCCGTCATCGCCAATGCCGCCAATCTCGTGCGGCCGTCGTCGGCCTGGCTCGGCCGCGTCGTCAACGCGCTGGGCGAGCCGATCGACGGCAAGGGACCGCTGCCGCAGGGCGCCTCGCCGATGCCGTTCCGCAATGCGCCGCCGCCGGCGCATTCGCGCAAGCGTGTCGGTGCTCCGCTCGATCTCGGCGTACGTGCGATGAACACTTTCCTCACCTGCTGCCGCGGCCAGCGCATGGGCATCTTCGCAGGGTCCGGCGTCGGCAAATCGGTGCTGCTGTCGATGCTCGCGCGCAACGTCGATGCCGATGTCAGCGTCATCGGACTGATCGGCGAACGCGGCCGCGAGGTGCAGGAATTTTTGCAGGACGACCTCGGCGAGGAGGGCCTGGCGCGCTCCGTCGTGGTGGTCGCGACATCCGATGAGCCGGCACTGATGCGCCGCCAGGCGGCGTATCTGACGCTCGCCGTCGCCGAATATTTTCGCGACGAGAACAAGGACGTGCTCTGCCTGATGGATTCGGTGACGCGCTTTGCGATGGCCCAGCGCGAAATCGGCCTGTCCGCCGGCGAGCCGCCGACCGCCAAGGGCTATACGCCGACCGTCTTCACCGAGTTGCCGAAACTCCTGGAGCGGGCCGGACCGGGCCTCGGGGAGGGCGCCATCACCGCAATCTTCACGGTGCTGGTCGACGGCGACGATCATAACGAGCCGATCGCCGACGCCGTCCGCGGCATCCTGGACGGCCACATCGTGATGCAGCGCTCGATCGCCGAGCGCGGCCGCTACCCCGCAATCAACATTCTCAAATCCGTCTCCCGCACCATGCCGAAATCGGCCGATCCGCAATTCTGGCCCGTCATCCAGCGGGCGCGCCAGGTGATGGCGACCTATGCCGACATGGAGGAATTGATCCGTCTCGGCGCCTACCGGACCGGCTCCAGCCCGGAGGTCGACGAGGCGATCCGCCTGCACGAGCCGCTGGAAGCCTTCCTGCGCCAGCGCAAGGACGAAAAAGCCTCACTCGCGGACGGCTATGGCCAATTGGCTCATATCCTCGGGAATTTGGAAACGGAACGCTAA
- the ctrA gene encoding response regulator transcription factor CtrA, producing the protein MRVLLIEDDSAVAQSIELMLKSESFNVYTTDLGEEGVDLGKLYDYDIILLDLNLPDMSGYDVLKQLRVSKIKTPILILSGLAGIEDKVKGLGVGADDYMTKPFHKDELVARIHAIVRRSKGHAQSVIQTGDLVVNLDTKTVEVGGQRVHLTGKEYQMLELLSLRKGTTLTKEMFLNHLYGGMDEPELKIIDVFICKLRKKLANASEGRNFIETVWGRGYVLREPHEHEERIPA; encoded by the coding sequence ATGCGCGTTTTGCTGATTGAAGATGACAGCGCCGTCGCGCAGTCGATCGAGCTGATGTTGAAGTCTGAGAGCTTCAACGTCTATACGACCGATTTGGGGGAAGAAGGCGTCGATCTCGGTAAATTATACGATTACGACATTATCCTTCTCGACCTCAACCTGCCCGACATGTCCGGATACGACGTGCTCAAGCAGCTCCGGGTTTCCAAGATCAAGACACCGATTCTGATCCTCTCCGGCCTCGCCGGCATCGAGGACAAGGTCAAGGGTCTCGGCGTCGGCGCCGACGACTACATGACCAAGCCCTTCCACAAGGACGAACTGGTGGCCCGCATCCACGCGATCGTGCGCCGCTCCAAGGGCCATGCCCAGTCGGTCATCCAGACCGGCGACCTCGTCGTCAACCTCGACACCAAGACGGTGGAAGTCGGCGGCCAGCGCGTGCATCTGACCGGCAAGGAATATCAGATGCTGGAGCTGCTCTCGCTCCGCAAGGGCACGACCCTCACCAAGGAAATGTTCCTCAACCACCTCTATGGCGGCATGGACGAGCCGGAGCTGAAGATCATCGACGTCTTCATCTGCAAGCTCCGCAAGAAGCTCGCCAACGCCTCCGAAGGCCGCAACTTCATCGAGACCGTGTGGGGCCGCGGCTACGTGCTGCGCGAGCCGCACGAGCACGAAGAGCGCATTCCCGCCTGA
- a CDS encoding protein-glutamate O-methyltransferase CheR, with product MTPVDYDYLRKFLKERSGLDLSPDKQYLVESRLLPLARKANLPGIPDLVLKIRNGDGRLATDVVEAMTTNETFFYRDKIPFDHLRQSILPGLIQARAARKSLRIWSAASSTGQEPYSIAMCVKEMGAALAGWRIEIVATDLSQEVLEKSKAGVYSQFEVQRGLPIQHLMKYFTQTGELWRLNADIRAMVQFRRLNLLQDFSHLGTFDVIFCRNVLIYFDQDTKALIFERMAKAMEADGTLLLGAAESVVGITDAFRPAADRRGLYQLNPARSGRPMGGLMPQPLKVAAAR from the coding sequence GTGACGCCGGTCGACTACGACTATCTGCGCAAGTTCCTGAAAGAGCGCTCCGGCCTCGATCTCTCGCCCGACAAGCAATACCTGGTCGAGAGTCGGCTGTTGCCGCTGGCGCGCAAGGCCAACCTTCCCGGTATCCCCGATCTCGTGCTGAAGATCAGGAACGGCGACGGCCGGCTTGCGACCGACGTGGTCGAAGCGATGACCACCAACGAGACCTTCTTCTACCGCGACAAGATCCCGTTCGACCATCTGCGCCAGTCGATCCTGCCGGGATTGATCCAGGCGCGCGCGGCGCGTAAGAGCTTGCGGATCTGGTCGGCGGCGTCGTCGACGGGGCAGGAGCCCTATTCGATCGCGATGTGCGTGAAGGAGATGGGCGCGGCCCTCGCCGGCTGGCGCATCGAGATCGTTGCCACCGATCTGTCTCAGGAGGTGCTGGAGAAGTCGAAGGCCGGCGTCTACAGCCAGTTCGAGGTGCAGCGCGGCCTGCCGATCCAGCACCTGATGAAATACTTTACGCAAACGGGCGAGCTCTGGCGGCTCAATGCCGACATTCGCGCGATGGTGCAGTTCCGCCGGCTCAATCTGTTGCAGGACTTCTCCCATCTCGGCACGTTCGACGTGATCTTCTGCCGCAACGTGCTGATCTATTTCGACCAGGACACCAAGGCGCTGATCTTCGAGCGGATGGCGAAAGCGATGGAGGCCGACGGTACGCTGCTGCTGGGCGCTGCCGAATCCGTCGTCGGCATCACCGACGCGTTCCGCCCCGCCGCCGATCGCCGCGGTCTCTACCAACTCAACCCCGCGCGTTCGGGTCGTCCCATGGGCGGATTGATGCCCCAGCCGCTGAAGGTCGCCGCGGCGAGGTGA